From a region of the Equus przewalskii isolate Varuska chromosome 2, EquPr2, whole genome shotgun sequence genome:
- the ZMYM1 gene encoding zinc finger MYM-type protein 1 isoform X1, translating to MFPKKKPVSLELEDSFASDTKMKEPLVDSKCDKAVAPQLGGLNEIKTELDNAQEYCQAQQPKTQENELKINTAFSDSASQLTTGIQLSLASSGMSKMLPSVSTAAIQVSCSGCKKILQKGQTAYQRKGSTQLFCSTPCIAEYISSASSPATPKRTCSNCSKDILNPKDVISVQLEDTTSSKSFCSQSCLSSYEEKRKPFVTICTNTILAKCSMCQKTTVIQYEVKYQNMKHSLCSTACFSKFHSANNLIMNCCENCGAYCYTSSSLFCILPMEGQSHYFSNSKSITAYKQKPAKTLTSVLCKSLKPSDEMIETTNDLGKTELFCSVNCFSAYNKAKMESSTVNVSLVHSASTELLSPKKDTTPVISNIVSLAEAHVALPIMNSDVLQGTVSSVTANVIADISKSSPCESNSSVEQPSLSPSSSVLGQHTVGSSIEAQKDQVANQDATYSMKSVKISDGLCHSKLTSKIQKVKSKSRNIKKSWRSNFQHLGNSIKKDMMFCYSCQLFCQKKCSCGGESLAAQGISNWKKTLEKFRKHEKSEMHLKSLQFWREYQFCDEAINAHLSIRAKKIEENKKYLKLIIENILFFGKQCLPLRESDQSVSSVNKGSFLELVEIRAKDKGEEIFRLMNSQVDFYNSTQIQNDIIEIVKTEMLQDIVNEINVSSAFSIICDETTDSATKEQFSICVRYPQKTSKAILIKERFLGFIDVEEMTGTSLHRAIRTYLQQIGADLNKIHGQAYDSTTNLRGKFNKIAAEFKKEEPRALYVHCYAHFLDLAVIRFCKEVKELRSALNTLSSLFNTIHMSGEMSANFRNICKLSQNKTCKKHTSHSCWTIHDRTLLSVIEGLPEIIETLEVVSSHSSNTSLADELNDLLTLVSKFEFIFCLKFLYRVLSVTGILSKELQSETIDIFSLSSKIEAILECLSSERSDVYFKTVWDGAEEICQKITCKGFEVERPSFQKKRKIQKTIDLGNSDSMFFPTSTEEQYKINIYYQGLDTILQNLKLCFSEFDYCKVKQISELLFKWHEPLNEATAKHVQEFYKLDADIIPELRFYRQYAKLNFVIDYDCINFINLGYLFIQHGLHNNIPCISKLLYIALSWPITSASAENSFSTLPRLKTYLCRTMGQVKLSGLALMAVEQELVNKLMEPERLNGIVEKFIHQMKEI from the exons ATGTTCCCCAAGAAGAAACCCGTTAGTTTGGAACTGGAGGATTCCTTTGCATCAGATACTAAGATGAAAGAACCACTGGTAGATAGTAAATGTGACAAGGCAGTGGCACCACAACTAGGGGGGCTAAATGAAATTAAGACGGAACTCGACAATGCTCAG GAGTATTGTCAAGCCCAACAGCCCAAAACTCAGGAGaatgaactgaaaataaataCTGCGTTTTCAGACAGTG CTTCGCAGTTGACTACAGGCATTCAGCTTTCTCTGGCATCATCTGGCATGAGTAAAATGCTTCCTTCAGTTTCAACCGCAGCTATTCAGGTTTCCTGTTCTGGTtgtaaaaaaattcttcagaaaggGCAAACTGCTTATCAGAGGAAAGGGTCCACTCAGCTCTTCTGCTCCACACCGTGCATCGCTGAATACATTTCATCTGCCAGTTCACCAGCAACTCCCAAGAGAACTTGTTCTAACTGCTCAAA agacaTCTTAAATCCAAAGGATGTGATCAGTGTCCAGCTGGAAGATACTACCTCTAGCAAAAGTTTTTGCAGCCAATCTTGTCTTTCAtcatatgaagaaaaaagaaaaccatttgtTACCATATGTACTAATACCATTTTAGCCAagtgcagcatgtgtcagaagaCTACTGTT ATTCAGTATGAAGTAAAATACCAGAACATGAAACATAGTCTTTGCAGTACTGCCTGTTTTTCAAAGTTTCACTCTGCTAACAACCTCATCATGAACTGTTGTGAGAACTGTGGAGCTTACTGTTACACCAGCTCTAGTCTGTTCTGTATACTTCCGATGGAAGGACAGTCTCATTACTTTAGTAATTCAAAGAGTATTACAGCATATAAGCAG AAACCAGCTAAAACACTTACATCTGTTCTTTGCAAATCGTTGAAGCCCTCAGATGAAATGATTGAGACTACCAATGACTTGGGGAAGACAGAGCTGTTCTGCTCTGTCAATTGTTTCTCTGCTTACAATAAAGCTAAGATGGAATCTTCTACAG taaaTGTTTCCTTGGTGCATAGTGCTTCAACGGAGcttctttctccaaagaaagaTACGACTCCAGTTATAAGCAATATTGTGTCATTGGCAGAAGCTCATGTTGCCCTGCCCATCATGAACTCTGATGTCTTACAAG gtACAGTTTCTTCAGTAACAGCAAATGTCATTGCAGAT ATTTCTAAGAGTTCACCCTGTGAATCAAATAGTAGTGTGGAACAGCCAAGCCTTTCACCGTCTTCATCCGTACTCGGTCAGCATACAGTTGGCTCCAGTATAGAAGCACAGAAAGATCAAGTGGCAAACCAAGATGCTACATACAGTATGAAATCTGTGAAAATAAGTGATGGACTGTGTCACTCAAAACTTACATCCAAAatacaaaaagttaaaagtaaatcacgaaatattaaaaaatcttggCGTTCAAATTTTCAGCATTTGGGAAACAGTATTAAAAAGGATATGATGTTCTGTTATTCATGCCAGTTGTTCTGCCAAAAAAAATGTAGCTGTGGGGGAGAGTCACTTGCGGCCCAAGGAATTTCTAATTGGAAAAAAACTCTGGAAAAATTCAGAAAGCATGAAAAAAGTGAAATGCATTTGAAGTCATTGCAATTTTGGAGGGAATACCAGTTTTGTGATGAAGCTATCAATGCTCACTTATCTATTCGTgcaaaaaagattgaagaaaataaaaagtacctAAAGcttataattgaaaatattttattttttggaaagcaGTGTTTACCCTTAAGAGAAAGTGACCAGTCTgtttcatctgtgaataaaggcAGTTTTTTAGAATTGGTAGAAATTAGAGCaaaagataaaggagaagaaatatttcGACTTATGAATTCGCAAGTTGACTTCTATAATAGTACACAAATTCAAAATGATATTATTGAAATAGTAAAGACTGAAATGTTGCAAGATATTGTGAATGAGATCAATGTCTCCTCAGCTTTTTCAATAATATGTGATGAGACCACTGACAGTGCCACTAAAGAACAGTTTTCAATTTGTGTAAGATACCCACAAAAAACCTCAAAGGCTATCTTGATTAAAGAAAGGTTCTTGGGTTTTATCGATGTTGAGGAGATGACTGGGACCAGTTTGCATAGGGCTATCAGAACTTACCTGCAGCAAATTGGAGCTGATTTGAATAAAATACATGGCCAGGCCTATGATAGTACCACTAATTTGAGgggaaaatttaataaaatcgCAGCAGAATTCAAGAAGGAAGAGCCAAGAGCTTTATACGTACATTGTTATGCACATTTTTTGGATTTAGCGGTGATTAGGTTTTGTAAAGAAGTAAAAGAACTCCGAAGTGCCCTAAATACTCTCAGTTCTTTGTTCAACACTATTCATATGTCTGGGGAAATGTCTGCAAATTTTCGAAACATTTGTAAGCTAAGTCAAAACAAAACATGCAAGAAACATACATCACATTCATGTTGGACAATCCATGATCGTACATTACTATCTGTGATTGAGGGTCTTCCAGAGATTATTGAAACACTGGAAGTTGTATCAAGCCATTCTTCAAACACAAGTTTGGCCGATGAATTGAATGATTTGTTGACATTGGTTTCCAAATttgaatttatcttttgtttgaaatttctTTATCGGGTGCTAAGTGTTACAGGAATTCTTTCCAAAGAGCTTCAAAGTGAAACCATAgacattttctccttgtcttcaaAAATAGAAGCAATTTTGGAATGTTTATCATCTGAAAGAAGTGATGTGTATTTCAAAACTGTCTGGGATGGAGCAGAGGAAATATGTCAGAAAATAACCTGTAAAGGTTTTGAAGTTGAAAGAccttcttttcagaaaaaaagaaaaattcagaaaacaatagATCTTGGCAATTCAGATAGTATGTTTTTTCCTACCTCAACAGAAgaacaatataaaattaatatttattaccaAGGATTGGATACtatattacaaaatttaaaattatgtttttcagaGTTTGATTATTGCAAAGTGAAGCAGATTTCAGAACTGTTATTTAAATGGCATGAACCATTAAATGAAGCAACAGCCAAACATGTCCAAGAATTTTATAAACTTGATGCAGACATCATTCCAGAACTTAGATTTTATCGGCAATATGCAAAGCTCAACTTTGTCATAGATTATGATTGTATCAATTTCATCAATCTTGGCTATTTGTTTATTCAGCATGGTCTTCACAATAATATTCCTTGCATATCAAAGCTATTATACATTGCTTTGTCTTGGCCGATTACTTCAGCAAGTGCTGAAAACTCATTTTCTACACTGCCTCGtcttaaaacatatttatgtCGTACCATGGGACAAGTGAAGCTTAGTGGCCTGGCCCTAATGGCTGTTGAGCAGGAATTGGTAAATAAACTGATGGAGCCTGAAAGACTGAATGGAATTGTGGAAAAGTTTATCCATCAGATGAAAGAAATATAG
- the ZMYM1 gene encoding zinc finger MYM-type protein 1 isoform X7: MLLCLEFTHYTSSADVPDRLERLKKERFSADILNPKDVISVQLEDTTSSKSFCSQSCLSSYEEKRKPFVTICTNTILAKCSMCQKTTVIQYEVKYQNMKHSLCSTACFSKFHSANNLIMNCCENCGAYCYTSSSLFCILPMEGQSHYFSNSKSITAYKQPSDEMIETTNDLGKTELFCSVNCFSAYNKAKMESSTVNVSLVHSASTELLSPKKDTTPVISNIVSLAEAHVALPIMNSDVLQGTVSSVTANVIADISKSSPCESNSSVEQPSLSPSSSVLGQHTVGSSIEAQKDQVANQDATYSMKSVKISDGLCHSKLTSKIQKVKSKSRNIKKSWRSNFQHLGNSIKKDMMFCYSCQLFCQKKCSCGGESLAAQGISNWKKTLEKFRKHEKSEMHLKSLQFWREYQFCDEAINAHLSIRAKKIEENKKYLKLIIENILFFGKQCLPLRESDQSVSSVNKGSFLELVEIRAKDKGEEIFRLMNSQVDFYNSTQIQNDIIEIVKTEMLQDIVNEINVSSAFSIICDETTDSATKEQFSICVRYPQKTSKAILIKERFLGFIDVEEMTGTSLHRAIRTYLQQIGADLNKIHGQAYDSTTNLRGKFNKIAAEFKKEEPRALYVHCYAHFLDLAVIRFCKEVKELRSALNTLSSLFNTIHMSGEMSANFRNICKLSQNKTCKKHTSHSCWTIHDRTLLSVIEGLPEIIETLEVVSSHSSNTSLADELNDLLTLVSKFEFIFCLKFLYRVLSVTGILSKELQSETIDIFSLSSKIEAILECLSSERSDVYFKTVWDGAEEICQKITCKGFEVERPSFQKKRKIQKTIDLGNSDSMFFPTSTEEQYKINIYYQGLDTILQNLKLCFSEFDYCKVKQISELLFKWHEPLNEATAKHVQEFYKLDADIIPELRFYRQYAKLNFVIDYDCINFINLGYLFIQHGLHNNIPCISKLLYIALSWPITSASAENSFSTLPRLKTYLCRTMGQVKLSGLALMAVEQELVNKLMEPERLNGIVEKFIHQMKEI; the protein is encoded by the exons ATGTTGCTATGTTTGGAGTTTACCCATTATACATCTTCAGCAGATGTCCCAGACAGATTGGAAAGGCTGAAGAAGGAAAGATTTAGTGC agacaTCTTAAATCCAAAGGATGTGATCAGTGTCCAGCTGGAAGATACTACCTCTAGCAAAAGTTTTTGCAGCCAATCTTGTCTTTCAtcatatgaagaaaaaagaaaaccatttgtTACCATATGTACTAATACCATTTTAGCCAagtgcagcatgtgtcagaagaCTACTGTT ATTCAGTATGAAGTAAAATACCAGAACATGAAACATAGTCTTTGCAGTACTGCCTGTTTTTCAAAGTTTCACTCTGCTAACAACCTCATCATGAACTGTTGTGAGAACTGTGGAGCTTACTGTTACACCAGCTCTAGTCTGTTCTGTATACTTCCGATGGAAGGACAGTCTCATTACTTTAGTAATTCAAAGAGTATTACAGCATATAAGCAG CCCTCAGATGAAATGATTGAGACTACCAATGACTTGGGGAAGACAGAGCTGTTCTGCTCTGTCAATTGTTTCTCTGCTTACAATAAAGCTAAGATGGAATCTTCTACAG taaaTGTTTCCTTGGTGCATAGTGCTTCAACGGAGcttctttctccaaagaaagaTACGACTCCAGTTATAAGCAATATTGTGTCATTGGCAGAAGCTCATGTTGCCCTGCCCATCATGAACTCTGATGTCTTACAAG gtACAGTTTCTTCAGTAACAGCAAATGTCATTGCAGAT ATTTCTAAGAGTTCACCCTGTGAATCAAATAGTAGTGTGGAACAGCCAAGCCTTTCACCGTCTTCATCCGTACTCGGTCAGCATACAGTTGGCTCCAGTATAGAAGCACAGAAAGATCAAGTGGCAAACCAAGATGCTACATACAGTATGAAATCTGTGAAAATAAGTGATGGACTGTGTCACTCAAAACTTACATCCAAAatacaaaaagttaaaagtaaatcacgaaatattaaaaaatcttggCGTTCAAATTTTCAGCATTTGGGAAACAGTATTAAAAAGGATATGATGTTCTGTTATTCATGCCAGTTGTTCTGCCAAAAAAAATGTAGCTGTGGGGGAGAGTCACTTGCGGCCCAAGGAATTTCTAATTGGAAAAAAACTCTGGAAAAATTCAGAAAGCATGAAAAAAGTGAAATGCATTTGAAGTCATTGCAATTTTGGAGGGAATACCAGTTTTGTGATGAAGCTATCAATGCTCACTTATCTATTCGTgcaaaaaagattgaagaaaataaaaagtacctAAAGcttataattgaaaatattttattttttggaaagcaGTGTTTACCCTTAAGAGAAAGTGACCAGTCTgtttcatctgtgaataaaggcAGTTTTTTAGAATTGGTAGAAATTAGAGCaaaagataaaggagaagaaatatttcGACTTATGAATTCGCAAGTTGACTTCTATAATAGTACACAAATTCAAAATGATATTATTGAAATAGTAAAGACTGAAATGTTGCAAGATATTGTGAATGAGATCAATGTCTCCTCAGCTTTTTCAATAATATGTGATGAGACCACTGACAGTGCCACTAAAGAACAGTTTTCAATTTGTGTAAGATACCCACAAAAAACCTCAAAGGCTATCTTGATTAAAGAAAGGTTCTTGGGTTTTATCGATGTTGAGGAGATGACTGGGACCAGTTTGCATAGGGCTATCAGAACTTACCTGCAGCAAATTGGAGCTGATTTGAATAAAATACATGGCCAGGCCTATGATAGTACCACTAATTTGAGgggaaaatttaataaaatcgCAGCAGAATTCAAGAAGGAAGAGCCAAGAGCTTTATACGTACATTGTTATGCACATTTTTTGGATTTAGCGGTGATTAGGTTTTGTAAAGAAGTAAAAGAACTCCGAAGTGCCCTAAATACTCTCAGTTCTTTGTTCAACACTATTCATATGTCTGGGGAAATGTCTGCAAATTTTCGAAACATTTGTAAGCTAAGTCAAAACAAAACATGCAAGAAACATACATCACATTCATGTTGGACAATCCATGATCGTACATTACTATCTGTGATTGAGGGTCTTCCAGAGATTATTGAAACACTGGAAGTTGTATCAAGCCATTCTTCAAACACAAGTTTGGCCGATGAATTGAATGATTTGTTGACATTGGTTTCCAAATttgaatttatcttttgtttgaaatttctTTATCGGGTGCTAAGTGTTACAGGAATTCTTTCCAAAGAGCTTCAAAGTGAAACCATAgacattttctccttgtcttcaaAAATAGAAGCAATTTTGGAATGTTTATCATCTGAAAGAAGTGATGTGTATTTCAAAACTGTCTGGGATGGAGCAGAGGAAATATGTCAGAAAATAACCTGTAAAGGTTTTGAAGTTGAAAGAccttcttttcagaaaaaaagaaaaattcagaaaacaatagATCTTGGCAATTCAGATAGTATGTTTTTTCCTACCTCAACAGAAgaacaatataaaattaatatttattaccaAGGATTGGATACtatattacaaaatttaaaattatgtttttcagaGTTTGATTATTGCAAAGTGAAGCAGATTTCAGAACTGTTATTTAAATGGCATGAACCATTAAATGAAGCAACAGCCAAACATGTCCAAGAATTTTATAAACTTGATGCAGACATCATTCCAGAACTTAGATTTTATCGGCAATATGCAAAGCTCAACTTTGTCATAGATTATGATTGTATCAATTTCATCAATCTTGGCTATTTGTTTATTCAGCATGGTCTTCACAATAATATTCCTTGCATATCAAAGCTATTATACATTGCTTTGTCTTGGCCGATTACTTCAGCAAGTGCTGAAAACTCATTTTCTACACTGCCTCGtcttaaaacatatttatgtCGTACCATGGGACAAGTGAAGCTTAGTGGCCTGGCCCTAATGGCTGTTGAGCAGGAATTGGTAAATAAACTGATGGAGCCTGAAAGACTGAATGGAATTGTGGAAAAGTTTATCCATCAGATGAAAGAAATATAG
- the ZMYM1 gene encoding zinc finger MYM-type protein 1 isoform X11, giving the protein MIETTNDLGKTELFCSVNCFSAYNKAKMESSTVNVSLVHSASTELLSPKKDTTPVISNIVSLAEAHVALPIMNSDVLQGTVSSVTANVIADISKSSPCESNSSVEQPSLSPSSSVLGQHTVGSSIEAQKDQVANQDATYSMKSVKISDGLCHSKLTSKIQKVKSKSRNIKKSWRSNFQHLGNSIKKDMMFCYSCQLFCQKKCSCGGESLAAQGISNWKKTLEKFRKHEKSEMHLKSLQFWREYQFCDEAINAHLSIRAKKIEENKKYLKLIIENILFFGKQCLPLRESDQSVSSVNKGSFLELVEIRAKDKGEEIFRLMNSQVDFYNSTQIQNDIIEIVKTEMLQDIVNEINVSSAFSIICDETTDSATKEQFSICVRYPQKTSKAILIKERFLGFIDVEEMTGTSLHRAIRTYLQQIGADLNKIHGQAYDSTTNLRGKFNKIAAEFKKEEPRALYVHCYAHFLDLAVIRFCKEVKELRSALNTLSSLFNTIHMSGEMSANFRNICKLSQNKTCKKHTSHSCWTIHDRTLLSVIEGLPEIIETLEVVSSHSSNTSLADELNDLLTLVSKFEFIFCLKFLYRVLSVTGILSKELQSETIDIFSLSSKIEAILECLSSERSDVYFKTVWDGAEEICQKITCKGFEVERPSFQKKRKIQKTIDLGNSDSMFFPTSTEEQYKINIYYQGLDTILQNLKLCFSEFDYCKVKQISELLFKWHEPLNEATAKHVQEFYKLDADIIPELRFYRQYAKLNFVIDYDCINFINLGYLFIQHGLHNNIPCISKLLYIALSWPITSASAENSFSTLPRLKTYLCRTMGQVKLSGLALMAVEQELVNKLMEPERLNGIVEKFIHQMKEI; this is encoded by the exons ATGATTGAGACTACCAATGACTTGGGGAAGACAGAGCTGTTCTGCTCTGTCAATTGTTTCTCTGCTTACAATAAAGCTAAGATGGAATCTTCTACAG taaaTGTTTCCTTGGTGCATAGTGCTTCAACGGAGcttctttctccaaagaaagaTACGACTCCAGTTATAAGCAATATTGTGTCATTGGCAGAAGCTCATGTTGCCCTGCCCATCATGAACTCTGATGTCTTACAAG gtACAGTTTCTTCAGTAACAGCAAATGTCATTGCAGAT ATTTCTAAGAGTTCACCCTGTGAATCAAATAGTAGTGTGGAACAGCCAAGCCTTTCACCGTCTTCATCCGTACTCGGTCAGCATACAGTTGGCTCCAGTATAGAAGCACAGAAAGATCAAGTGGCAAACCAAGATGCTACATACAGTATGAAATCTGTGAAAATAAGTGATGGACTGTGTCACTCAAAACTTACATCCAAAatacaaaaagttaaaagtaaatcacgaaatattaaaaaatcttggCGTTCAAATTTTCAGCATTTGGGAAACAGTATTAAAAAGGATATGATGTTCTGTTATTCATGCCAGTTGTTCTGCCAAAAAAAATGTAGCTGTGGGGGAGAGTCACTTGCGGCCCAAGGAATTTCTAATTGGAAAAAAACTCTGGAAAAATTCAGAAAGCATGAAAAAAGTGAAATGCATTTGAAGTCATTGCAATTTTGGAGGGAATACCAGTTTTGTGATGAAGCTATCAATGCTCACTTATCTATTCGTgcaaaaaagattgaagaaaataaaaagtacctAAAGcttataattgaaaatattttattttttggaaagcaGTGTTTACCCTTAAGAGAAAGTGACCAGTCTgtttcatctgtgaataaaggcAGTTTTTTAGAATTGGTAGAAATTAGAGCaaaagataaaggagaagaaatatttcGACTTATGAATTCGCAAGTTGACTTCTATAATAGTACACAAATTCAAAATGATATTATTGAAATAGTAAAGACTGAAATGTTGCAAGATATTGTGAATGAGATCAATGTCTCCTCAGCTTTTTCAATAATATGTGATGAGACCACTGACAGTGCCACTAAAGAACAGTTTTCAATTTGTGTAAGATACCCACAAAAAACCTCAAAGGCTATCTTGATTAAAGAAAGGTTCTTGGGTTTTATCGATGTTGAGGAGATGACTGGGACCAGTTTGCATAGGGCTATCAGAACTTACCTGCAGCAAATTGGAGCTGATTTGAATAAAATACATGGCCAGGCCTATGATAGTACCACTAATTTGAGgggaaaatttaataaaatcgCAGCAGAATTCAAGAAGGAAGAGCCAAGAGCTTTATACGTACATTGTTATGCACATTTTTTGGATTTAGCGGTGATTAGGTTTTGTAAAGAAGTAAAAGAACTCCGAAGTGCCCTAAATACTCTCAGTTCTTTGTTCAACACTATTCATATGTCTGGGGAAATGTCTGCAAATTTTCGAAACATTTGTAAGCTAAGTCAAAACAAAACATGCAAGAAACATACATCACATTCATGTTGGACAATCCATGATCGTACATTACTATCTGTGATTGAGGGTCTTCCAGAGATTATTGAAACACTGGAAGTTGTATCAAGCCATTCTTCAAACACAAGTTTGGCCGATGAATTGAATGATTTGTTGACATTGGTTTCCAAATttgaatttatcttttgtttgaaatttctTTATCGGGTGCTAAGTGTTACAGGAATTCTTTCCAAAGAGCTTCAAAGTGAAACCATAgacattttctccttgtcttcaaAAATAGAAGCAATTTTGGAATGTTTATCATCTGAAAGAAGTGATGTGTATTTCAAAACTGTCTGGGATGGAGCAGAGGAAATATGTCAGAAAATAACCTGTAAAGGTTTTGAAGTTGAAAGAccttcttttcagaaaaaaagaaaaattcagaaaacaatagATCTTGGCAATTCAGATAGTATGTTTTTTCCTACCTCAACAGAAgaacaatataaaattaatatttattaccaAGGATTGGATACtatattacaaaatttaaaattatgtttttcagaGTTTGATTATTGCAAAGTGAAGCAGATTTCAGAACTGTTATTTAAATGGCATGAACCATTAAATGAAGCAACAGCCAAACATGTCCAAGAATTTTATAAACTTGATGCAGACATCATTCCAGAACTTAGATTTTATCGGCAATATGCAAAGCTCAACTTTGTCATAGATTATGATTGTATCAATTTCATCAATCTTGGCTATTTGTTTATTCAGCATGGTCTTCACAATAATATTCCTTGCATATCAAAGCTATTATACATTGCTTTGTCTTGGCCGATTACTTCAGCAAGTGCTGAAAACTCATTTTCTACACTGCCTCGtcttaaaacatatttatgtCGTACCATGGGACAAGTGAAGCTTAGTGGCCTGGCCCTAATGGCTGTTGAGCAGGAATTGGTAAATAAACTGATGGAGCCTGAAAGACTGAATGGAATTGTGGAAAAGTTTATCCATCAGATGAAAGAAATATAG